Proteins encoded within one genomic window of Halorussus salilacus:
- a CDS encoding 30S ribosomal protein S19e produces MTTLYDVPADDLNDAVAAKLEDRLDEPDWAEYAKTGDGRELPPEQEDFWARRAASILRKVAVDGPVGVERLATEYGGKKGGSNRYQVAPEHRTDGSRNVIRTILQQLEDEDLVDTEGSAGRIVTSDGRSLLDDTAGEVMEDLDRPELERYA; encoded by the coding sequence ATGACGACGCTCTACGACGTTCCCGCGGACGACCTCAACGACGCGGTCGCCGCGAAGCTCGAGGACCGACTCGACGAACCCGACTGGGCCGAGTACGCCAAGACCGGCGACGGCCGCGAACTCCCGCCCGAGCAGGAGGACTTCTGGGCGCGCCGCGCCGCGAGCATCCTCCGGAAGGTCGCCGTCGACGGCCCGGTCGGCGTCGAGCGCCTCGCCACCGAGTACGGCGGCAAGAAGGGCGGTTCGAACCGCTATCAGGTCGCTCCCGAGCACCGCACCGACGGGAGCCGAAACGTCATCCGGACCATCCTCCAGCAGCTCGAAGACGAGGACCTGGTCGACACCGAGGGGAGCGCGGGCCGCATCGTGACCAGCGACGGTCGCAGTCTCCTCGACGACACCGCTGGCGAGGTCATGGAGGACCTCGACCGGCCGGAGCTCGAACGCTACGCCTGA
- a CDS encoding lysylphosphatidylglycerol synthase transmembrane domain-containing protein encodes MDVDAGDARSVAVGFAAGLAVLVGLYSVVGLGDVAAALSRADPVVVAGVGVVAVGWLTAWSLALRTVLGVIAVEVSVRQAFLLFAGATFANNVTPFGQAGGEPFSALLVSRSTGVPYEKGLAAVASVDTLNFVPSVSFALVGVGYYATRFTVGERVEFAVLALAALALGIPAAAYLAWRSRDGVASLAVGLLVPVSRALGRVVPSADTPDEAGVRRRIEGFFAALERVADDRRGLAVALAFSALGWLLLSSSLWLSLLALGHAVPFAAALFIVPLGSVAGVTPLPGGLGGVEAALVLLVVPVAGVDPATAGAAAVIHRGATYWFPILLGASATAMLGANGALESASD; translated from the coding sequence ATGGACGTAGACGCCGGGGACGCGCGGTCGGTCGCCGTCGGGTTCGCGGCCGGTCTCGCGGTGCTGGTGGGGCTGTACTCGGTGGTCGGTCTCGGCGACGTGGCGGCGGCGCTGTCCCGGGCCGACCCGGTCGTAGTCGCCGGAGTCGGGGTCGTTGCGGTTGGCTGGCTGACCGCGTGGAGCCTCGCGCTCCGGACCGTCCTCGGGGTCATCGCGGTCGAGGTGTCGGTCCGTCAGGCGTTCCTGCTGTTCGCGGGCGCGACCTTCGCCAACAACGTGACCCCGTTCGGACAGGCCGGGGGCGAGCCGTTCAGCGCCCTGCTCGTCTCGCGCTCGACCGGCGTCCCCTACGAGAAGGGGCTGGCGGCGGTCGCGAGCGTGGACACGCTCAACTTCGTGCCGTCGGTCTCGTTCGCGCTGGTCGGGGTCGGCTACTACGCGACCCGGTTCACGGTGGGCGAGCGAGTGGAGTTCGCGGTCCTCGCGCTCGCGGCGCTCGCGCTCGGGATTCCGGCGGCGGCGTACCTCGCGTGGCGGTCACGCGACGGGGTGGCGTCGCTCGCGGTCGGACTCCTCGTTCCCGTGAGTCGCGCGCTCGGGCGAGTCGTCCCGAGTGCCGACACGCCCGACGAGGCGGGAGTTCGCCGCCGAATCGAGGGCTTTTTCGCCGCGCTGGAGCGGGTCGCCGACGACCGCCGCGGATTGGCGGTCGCACTCGCGTTCTCGGCGCTCGGGTGGCTCCTGCTGTCGAGTTCGCTGTGGCTGTCGCTTCTCGCGCTGGGCCACGCCGTCCCGTTCGCGGCCGCGCTGTTCATCGTCCCGCTCGGGAGCGTCGCCGGGGTGACCCCCCTCCCGGGCGGCCTCGGCGGCGTCGAGGCCGCCCTCGTCCTGCTCGTCGTTCCCGTCGCGGGCGTCGACCCCGCGACTGCGGGCGCGGCGGCGGTCATCCACCGCGGGGCGACCTACTGGTTCCCGATACTCCTCGGAGCGAGCGCGACCGCGATGCTTGGCGCGAACGGCGCGCTCGAATCCGCGAGCGACTGA
- the thiL gene encoding thiamine-phosphate kinase, with amino-acid sequence MDERDALSLLADRLAPAGDDAAVVDGQVLTTDMLHETTDFPDGTTRYTAGWRAVAASLSDVAAMGAEATAAVAVYAAPAFDPDELADFVAGASDACEVVGAEYVGGDLDESREFTTATTALGRTDDPVLRSGASPGERVCVTGTLGRSAAAIRLFSRGEIERANELFRFEPRVSAGRAVAPHATAMMDSSDGLARSLHQLAEASDCGFAVESEAVPVDEVVREVADDGAEVRELSTFFGEDFELVFTVSEDDVPAARQASPTRISVIGEVTEVGVEMDGEALPDRGFTHGK; translated from the coding sequence ATGGACGAGCGGGACGCACTGTCGTTGCTCGCCGACCGACTCGCCCCCGCGGGCGACGACGCGGCGGTCGTCGACGGGCAGGTGCTGACCACCGACATGCTCCACGAGACGACCGACTTCCCCGACGGGACGACCCGGTACACCGCGGGGTGGCGCGCGGTCGCGGCGTCGCTGTCGGACGTGGCCGCGATGGGTGCCGAGGCGACGGCGGCGGTCGCGGTGTACGCCGCCCCGGCGTTCGACCCCGATGAGCTGGCCGACTTCGTCGCGGGCGCGAGCGACGCCTGCGAGGTGGTCGGCGCGGAGTACGTCGGCGGCGACTTGGACGAGAGCCGGGAGTTCACCACCGCGACCACGGCGCTCGGCCGGACCGACGACCCCGTTCTCCGGTCGGGCGCGAGCCCGGGCGAGCGCGTCTGCGTCACGGGCACGCTCGGCCGGAGCGCCGCCGCGATTCGGCTGTTCTCGCGGGGAGAAATCGAGCGCGCGAACGAGCTGTTCCGGTTCGAACCCCGGGTTTCCGCGGGGCGCGCAGTCGCGCCCCACGCCACCGCGATGATGGATTCGAGCGACGGCCTCGCGCGCTCGCTCCACCAGCTCGCCGAAGCGAGCGACTGCGGCTTCGCGGTCGAGTCCGAGGCGGTCCCGGTGGACGAGGTGGTCCGCGAGGTGGCCGACGACGGGGCCGAGGTGCGCGAGCTCTCGACGTTCTTCGGCGAGGACTTCGAACTGGTGTTCACCGTGTCTGAGGATGACGTTCCGGCGGCCCGCCAGGCGTCGCCGACGCGGATCTCGGTCATCGGCGAGGTCACGGAGGTGGGCGTCGAGATGGACGGCGAGGCGTTGCCGGACCGGGGGTTCACGCACGGTAAATAG
- a CDS encoding type II toxin-antitoxin system RelE family toxin, protein MSYEVLLSEEAEGFFTDLDEKSQRICAETLGHLEENPYPDRGQGDKKKLKAQDEEIYRIHVGRTYTAFYVVLEDEGEVRVTDLMTIEEAHKEYGR, encoded by the coding sequence ATGAGCTACGAGGTGCTTCTGAGTGAAGAAGCGGAGGGCTTCTTCACCGACCTCGACGAGAAGAGCCAGCGAATCTGCGCGGAGACGCTCGGCCACCTCGAAGAGAACCCGTATCCGGATCGCGGACAGGGCGACAAGAAGAAGCTGAAGGCCCAAGACGAGGAGATATATCGGATACACGTCGGTCGGACGTACACGGCGTTCTACGTCGTCCTCGAAGACGAGGGCGAAGTGCGCGTGACCGACCTGATGACCATCGAGGAAGCCCACAAAGAGTACGGCCGGTAG
- a CDS encoding site-2 protease family protein produces MGSSDPPVDGPALERLRSVFRVYETRHDGEQLVYYGEPLVPRDRLMEAVWPLFREHGYEVQLTTKTGEYVLVAEPAETGVDGIPWTNVVLLLLTVVSTLYAGSAWYHIDVAADPLAMLEAWPFAAAVLGVLATHELGHYVMTRYHGVDATLPYFIPMPSLIGTMGAVIRMKGQMPDREALFDIGVAGPIAGLVATVVVTAIGLAMDPVEVSQATLDSANTIEVEFGYPPLLEFIAWAVGQPTTYADPAKAINPVVIGGWVGMFITFLNLIPVGQLDGGHIVRAMLGEQQERVAALVPVALFALAAYVFYVEQVSNASVLWVFWGLLATWVAYVGPARPIDDEGLDAKRKLVGVLTFVVGALCFTPVPIEIIA; encoded by the coding sequence ATGGGTTCGAGCGACCCGCCAGTCGACGGTCCGGCGCTGGAGCGACTCCGCTCGGTCTTCCGGGTGTACGAGACCCGCCACGACGGCGAGCAACTGGTGTACTACGGCGAGCCGCTGGTACCCCGGGACCGGCTCATGGAGGCTGTGTGGCCGCTGTTCCGCGAACACGGCTACGAAGTCCAGTTGACCACCAAGACCGGCGAGTACGTCCTCGTGGCCGAACCCGCCGAGACCGGCGTCGACGGAATTCCGTGGACGAACGTCGTCCTCCTGCTCCTGACGGTGGTCTCGACGCTGTACGCCGGGAGCGCGTGGTACCACATCGACGTGGCCGCCGACCCGCTCGCGATGCTCGAAGCGTGGCCCTTCGCGGCCGCGGTGCTGGGCGTGCTGGCCACCCACGAACTCGGCCACTACGTGATGACCCGGTACCACGGCGTCGACGCGACCCTGCCGTACTTCATCCCGATGCCCTCGCTCATCGGGACGATGGGCGCGGTCATCCGGATGAAGGGCCAGATGCCCGACCGCGAAGCCCTCTTCGACATCGGGGTCGCCGGGCCGATTGCGGGACTGGTGGCGACAGTCGTCGTGACCGCCATCGGACTCGCGATGGACCCGGTCGAGGTGTCTCAGGCGACCCTCGACAGCGCCAACACCATCGAGGTCGAGTTCGGCTACCCGCCCCTGCTGGAGTTCATCGCGTGGGCGGTGGGCCAACCCACCACCTACGCCGACCCCGCGAAGGCGATCAATCCGGTCGTCATCGGTGGGTGGGTCGGGATGTTCATCACCTTCCTCAACCTCATCCCGGTCGGCCAGCTCGACGGCGGCCACATCGTCCGCGCGATGCTCGGCGAGCAACAGGAACGGGTCGCCGCGCTCGTCCCGGTCGCGCTGTTCGCGCTCGCGGCCTACGTCTTCTACGTCGAGCAGGTCAGCAACGCCTCGGTGCTGTGGGTGTTCTGGGGCCTGCTGGCGACGTGGGTCGCCTACGTCGGTCCAGCGCGGCCCATCGACGACGAGGGACTCGACGCCAAGCGGAAGCTGGTGGGCGTCCTGACGTTCGTGGTCGGCGCGCTGTGTTTCACGCCGGTCCCCATCGAGATAATCGCGTGA
- a CDS encoding AEC family transporter: MSLVSALTTAILPVLSVAAVGFLLGRVRDVDVDALGTITIYVLTPALVFYSLATSSLSGGLAARLVAGVAGFTLAMVALSEGVGRLLGETEPVLGSLVLSSSFPNAGNYGIPLAAFAFGAVGRSTAVLFIAVQSVLMYTVGVYLASRGEEITTRAAVTEVFKLPLVYAVLAAGLARWFGVVPPTDIAAMETLRLVGDSAIPVMLLTLGIQLANTRHGASLSRVAVSNGLKLVVAPVVAVGVALAVGLPEDPTVARVFVLECAMPAAVTPLILSIEYDEGAEGLTGPEYISTAIFASTLASVVTLTTLIAVLQAELVV; this comes from the coding sequence GTGTCACTCGTCTCGGCGCTGACCACGGCCATCCTGCCGGTCCTCTCGGTCGCCGCGGTGGGCTTCCTCCTCGGACGGGTCCGGGACGTCGACGTGGACGCGCTCGGGACGATAACAATCTACGTCCTCACCCCGGCGCTCGTCTTCTACAGCCTCGCGACCTCGTCGCTGTCGGGCGGGCTCGCGGCGAGGCTCGTCGCCGGAGTCGCCGGGTTCACGCTCGCCATGGTGGCGCTCTCGGAGGGGGTGGGCCGCCTGCTCGGCGAGACCGAGCCCGTCTTGGGGTCGCTGGTCCTCTCGTCGTCGTTCCCGAACGCGGGCAACTACGGCATCCCGCTGGCGGCGTTCGCGTTCGGCGCGGTGGGTCGCTCGACCGCGGTCCTGTTCATCGCGGTCCAGTCGGTGCTGATGTACACCGTCGGGGTGTACCTCGCCTCCCGCGGCGAGGAGATCACCACGCGCGCGGCCGTCACGGAGGTGTTCAAGCTCCCGCTGGTGTACGCCGTCCTCGCGGCGGGGCTGGCCCGGTGGTTTGGGGTCGTGCCCCCGACCGACATCGCCGCGATGGAGACCCTGCGGCTCGTCGGCGATTCGGCCATCCCCGTGATGCTGCTGACCCTCGGCATCCAGCTCGCGAACACCCGCCACGGCGCGTCGCTCTCGCGGGTCGCGGTCTCGAACGGGCTGAAGCTCGTGGTCGCGCCGGTGGTCGCGGTCGGGGTCGCGCTCGCGGTCGGACTCCCCGAGGACCCCACGGTCGCGCGCGTGTTCGTCCTCGAATGCGCGATGCCCGCGGCGGTCACGCCGCTCATCCTCTCCATCGAGTACGACGAGGGCGCGGAGGGGCTGACCGGGCCCGAGTACATCAGCACCGCCATCTTCGCCAGCACGCTCGCCAGCGTGGTCACGCTCACCACCCTCATCGCGGTGTTGCAGGCGGAACTGGTCGTGTGA
- a CDS encoding DUF7123 family protein: MSATTKPSETPEPQSKEQRLQQFLRRKADDGEMYFKSKFIADEVGLSAKEIGALMVKLKESAADLEIEKWSYTSATTWRVSPA, from the coding sequence ATGAGCGCAACGACGAAGCCCTCCGAAACCCCCGAACCGCAGTCGAAGGAACAGCGCCTCCAGCAGTTCCTCCGCCGGAAGGCCGACGACGGGGAGATGTACTTCAAGAGCAAGTTCATCGCAGACGAGGTCGGCCTCTCGGCCAAGGAGATCGGCGCGCTGATGGTGAAGCTCAAAGAGTCGGCCGCCGACCTCGAGATCGAGAAGTGGTCGTACACGAGCGCGACCACCTGGCGCGTCTCGCCCGCGTAA
- a CDS encoding molybdopterin synthase, whose translation MYVLGVVGPERETRAVADELADHFGADGRVALVERDSTDTDEADGSGADVTYRLSEQGWTASGRDRDLPDLLDDLAPEYDYALLANYPDAAVPAVVVGDPETDPAGETLLEVEDADALDPAEVATKLAATEPHETLESLVAQTKRSEDAPYSGAIATFTGRVRAKEDPDDEPTQFLEFEKYDGVAEERMDAIRAELEEREGVFEVLLHHRTGVVEYGEDIVFVVVLAGHREEAFRTVEDGINRLKDEVPLFKKEVTTDEQFWVHERS comes from the coding sequence ATGTACGTGCTGGGCGTCGTCGGACCCGAACGCGAGACGCGAGCGGTCGCCGACGAACTGGCCGACCACTTCGGCGCGGACGGCCGGGTCGCACTCGTCGAGCGCGACTCGACCGACACCGACGAAGCCGACGGCTCCGGGGCAGACGTGACGTACCGACTCTCCGAGCAGGGCTGGACCGCCTCGGGGCGCGACCGGGACCTCCCGGACCTCCTCGACGACCTCGCGCCCGAGTACGACTACGCGCTCCTCGCGAACTATCCGGACGCCGCTGTCCCCGCGGTCGTCGTCGGCGACCCCGAGACCGACCCCGCGGGCGAGACCTTGCTCGAAGTCGAGGACGCAGACGCGCTCGACCCCGCCGAGGTCGCTACGAAGCTGGCGGCCACCGAACCCCACGAGACCCTCGAATCGCTGGTCGCCCAGACCAAGCGCTCCGAGGACGCGCCCTACTCGGGTGCCATCGCCACCTTCACCGGCCGGGTGCGCGCGAAGGAGGACCCCGACGACGAGCCGACCCAATTCCTCGAATTCGAGAAGTACGATGGCGTCGCCGAAGAGCGGATGGACGCCATCCGCGCGGAACTGGAGGAGCGCGAGGGCGTCTTCGAGGTGCTACTGCACCACCGGACCGGGGTCGTCGAGTACGGCGAGGACATCGTCTTCGTGGTGGTGCTGGCGGGCCACCGCGAGGAGGCCTTCCGAACGGTCGAGGACGGCATCAATCGCCTCAAGGACGAGGTGCCCCTGTTCAAGAAGGAGGTCACGACCGACGAGCAGTTCTGGGTCCACGAGCGGTCCTGA
- the pyrH gene encoding UMP kinase: MKVVVSIGGSVLAPDLGSERVRDHAEVIEDLDAEGCTVGTVVGGGGVAREYIGTARELGANEIELDDIGIDVTRLNARLLIAALGEGAAPSPPEDYESAGAAMHRGDIAVMGGVTPGQTTDAVSAALAEYTNADLLVYATSVPGVFSDDPNETDDARKYDEITASELVDVIAGIEMNAGSSAPVDLLAAKLIERSGVRTIVLDGTEPERIADAVRFGEHDGTDIIPEGTDDQMTYWATDER; the protein is encoded by the coding sequence ATGAAAGTAGTCGTCTCCATCGGCGGGAGCGTCCTCGCCCCGGACCTCGGCTCCGAACGAGTGCGCGACCACGCCGAGGTCATCGAGGACCTCGACGCCGAGGGCTGTACGGTCGGAACGGTCGTGGGCGGCGGGGGAGTCGCCCGGGAGTACATCGGCACGGCGCGCGAACTGGGCGCGAACGAGATCGAACTCGACGACATCGGCATCGACGTGACCCGGCTGAACGCCCGCCTGCTCATCGCCGCGCTCGGCGAGGGGGCCGCCCCGAGCCCGCCCGAGGACTACGAGTCGGCGGGCGCGGCGATGCACCGGGGAGACATCGCGGTCATGGGCGGCGTGACGCCCGGCCAGACCACCGACGCCGTGAGCGCGGCGCTGGCGGAGTACACCAACGCCGACCTGCTGGTCTACGCCACCAGCGTCCCCGGCGTGTTCAGCGACGACCCCAACGAGACCGACGACGCCCGGAAGTACGACGAGATCACCGCGAGCGAACTCGTCGACGTCATCGCGGGCATCGAGATGAACGCGGGGAGCTCCGCGCCCGTCGACCTGCTCGCCGCGAAGCTCATCGAGCGGTCGGGCGTGCGCACCATCGTCCTCGACGGCACCGAGCCCGAGCGCATCGCCGACGCGGTCCGGTTCGGCGAGCACGATGGCACCGACATCATCCCCGAGGGCACCGACGACCAGATGACCTACTGGGCGACCGACGAGCGATGA
- the lysS gene encoding lysine--tRNA ligase: MTDAPELHPDDDPYVLQGPQPHPFWAESVAERILDRDPDDPIVIKGGISPSGVPHLGNMNEIVRGYFVAEALRDRGREVRQVFTADDRDPLRKLPRKLADLDGNVVDLGEVNAGALGRNLGKPYTAIPDPFGCCDSYGEHFSNLIERSAELLGIPVEMISNTDLYESGELEDVTHYLLENRETAREVLAEYQDKVDEEYVPFNPVCEECGKITETVTAVNLGETPAETTVEYVCTDMEAGDRTIEGCGHEGSATLREGKLPWRFEWPAQWRVLGVDHEPFGKDHAEGSWPSGSDVARNVLGDTPPVPMAYEWFTLDGEPFSSSSGHVIMVQDTLEMLEPEVVRYFFTKDPSKARDFDVSHLDQLVDEFDGFERVYFGEREADETEAEIADAAYPPVVRPTVAARFDEDGDPVSGPDRESVAVTDDIRRAQANELADGRFADRIRLPYTFAAVLGMTDDPDLREDIARREGHVAEADPEWAVAYALDRVERAQEWARRTDNAYNYDLKRTEMPDVDLDADTEAALDELADFVAEGRGPEEIQGEIYETAKRHDIAIGEFFSVGYRLFFDDDEGPKLGPFLASLDREFVLARLRREG, encoded by the coding sequence ATGACCGACGCCCCCGAACTCCACCCCGACGACGACCCGTACGTCCTTCAGGGACCCCAGCCCCACCCGTTCTGGGCCGAGTCGGTCGCCGAGAGGATTCTGGACCGCGACCCCGACGACCCCATCGTCATCAAGGGCGGCATCTCGCCCTCCGGGGTCCCGCACCTCGGCAACATGAACGAGATCGTCCGGGGCTACTTCGTCGCCGAGGCCCTGCGCGACCGGGGCCGGGAGGTCCGGCAGGTGTTCACCGCCGACGACCGCGACCCCCTCCGAAAGCTCCCCCGGAAGCTGGCCGACCTCGACGGTAACGTCGTCGATTTGGGCGAGGTGAACGCCGGAGCCTTGGGCCGGAACCTCGGCAAGCCCTACACCGCGATTCCCGACCCCTTCGGATGCTGTGACTCGTACGGCGAGCACTTCTCGAACCTCATCGAGCGCAGCGCCGAGCTTCTGGGCATCCCGGTCGAGATGATCTCGAACACCGACCTCTACGAGTCGGGCGAACTGGAAGACGTTACTCACTACCTGCTCGAAAACCGCGAGACCGCCCGCGAGGTCCTCGCCGAATATCAGGACAAGGTCGACGAGGAGTACGTCCCCTTCAACCCCGTCTGCGAGGAGTGCGGTAAGATAACCGAGACCGTGACCGCGGTGAACCTCGGCGAGACCCCCGCGGAGACCACCGTCGAGTACGTCTGCACCGACATGGAGGCGGGCGACCGGACCATCGAGGGGTGCGGTCACGAGGGCAGCGCGACCCTCCGAGAGGGCAAGCTCCCGTGGCGCTTCGAGTGGCCCGCCCAGTGGCGCGTGCTCGGCGTCGACCACGAACCCTTCGGCAAGGACCACGCCGAGGGGTCCTGGCCCAGCGGGAGCGACGTGGCCCGGAACGTGCTGGGCGACACGCCCCCGGTGCCGATGGCCTACGAGTGGTTCACCCTCGACGGCGAACCGTTCTCGTCGTCGTCGGGCCACGTCATCATGGTTCAGGACACACTGGAGATGCTCGAACCCGAGGTCGTCCGGTACTTCTTCACCAAGGACCCGAGCAAGGCCCGGGACTTCGACGTCTCGCACCTCGACCAGCTCGTCGACGAGTTCGACGGCTTCGAGCGCGTCTACTTCGGCGAACGCGAGGCCGACGAGACCGAGGCCGAAATCGCCGACGCCGCGTACCCGCCGGTCGTCCGGCCGACGGTGGCCGCGCGGTTCGACGAGGACGGCGACCCCGTCTCGGGGCCCGACCGCGAGAGCGTCGCCGTCACCGACGACATCCGGCGGGCGCAGGCGAACGAACTGGCGGACGGCCGGTTCGCCGACCGCATCCGGCTCCCCTACACCTTCGCGGCGGTACTGGGGATGACCGACGACCCCGACCTCCGCGAGGACATCGCGCGCAGGGAGGGCCACGTCGCAGAGGCCGACCCAGAGTGGGCGGTCGCGTACGCGCTCGACCGCGTCGAGCGCGCACAGGAGTGGGCGCGCAGGACCGACAACGCCTACAACTACGACTTGAAGCGGACCGAGATGCCCGACGTGGACCTCGACGCCGACACCGAGGCCGCGCTCGACGAGCTCGCCGACTTCGTGGCCGAGGGCCGCGGCCCCGAGGAGATTCAGGGCGAGATATACGAGACCGCAAAGCGCCACGACATCGCTATCGGGGAGTTCTTCTCGGTGGGCTATCGGCTCTTTTTCGACGACGACGAGGGCCCGAAGCTCGGACCCTTCCTCGCCAGCCTCGACCGCGAGTTCGTCCTCGCGCGGCTCCGGCGCGAGGGGTAA
- a CDS encoding site-2 protease family protein: MNGTLVWVLVGLALYWFAMLALGSRGLLPSYIGTQGPITTIHTTRGREFLDWLATPKRFWRAWGNFGLGIALVVMFGTFLLLVVQAVLVVQNPPAASPANQPRNVLVIPGVNDFLPLSVAPEILFGLLVGLVVHEGGHGLMCRVEDIDIRSMGLATLAVLPIGAFVEPDEESRRNADRGGQSRMFAAGVTNNFAVTLLAFVLLFGPVVGSISVASGAAVGAVLPGSAAASADLGAGDRIVAVDGATVETNDDLREALSASDERSVEVTLANGDTRNLERSLLVSDFHPDSPFESALSVDPENPTTVTSVNGTAVHTEDGFEQAVADRTVATLETESGETVTGPIGALATVQEGGPGDDAGMPADDAVVITAIDGERTADTAALTAALDEYEPGETVTVEAYVDGAREEYSVELGTGNDGEAIVGILPIQGTSGVTFSSVGVDLYPAGQYLGLLGGEFGNVIPGAVSGPIASFLSGVLGVLLLPFASVTLGTGHNFAGFVAWNSGFFVAEGGPLSFLGTGALFLLANLLFWTGWINLNLGFFNCIPAFPLDGGHILRMGTEAVVSRLPTSQGRQVTTMVTTTVGLVMLVSLLLMVFGPQLLAG; the protein is encoded by the coding sequence ATGAACGGTACGCTCGTGTGGGTACTCGTCGGGCTCGCGCTGTACTGGTTCGCGATGCTCGCGCTCGGTTCGCGAGGCCTGTTGCCCTCCTACATCGGGACGCAGGGTCCGATCACTACCATCCACACCACACGCGGACGGGAGTTCCTCGACTGGCTCGCGACCCCCAAGCGGTTCTGGCGCGCGTGGGGCAACTTCGGGCTCGGAATCGCGCTGGTCGTGATGTTCGGCACGTTCCTCCTGCTGGTGGTACAGGCGGTCCTCGTCGTCCAGAACCCGCCCGCCGCGTCCCCGGCGAACCAGCCGCGGAACGTCCTCGTGATTCCGGGGGTCAACGACTTCCTCCCGCTGTCGGTCGCGCCAGAGATACTGTTCGGCCTGCTCGTCGGTCTCGTGGTCCACGAGGGCGGCCACGGCCTGATGTGCCGGGTCGAGGACATCGACATCCGCTCGATGGGGCTCGCGACGCTGGCGGTCCTCCCCATCGGCGCGTTCGTCGAACCCGACGAGGAGAGCCGTCGAAACGCCGACCGCGGGGGCCAGAGCCGGATGTTCGCGGCAGGGGTCACCAACAACTTCGCGGTGACCCTGCTCGCGTTCGTCCTGCTGTTCGGCCCGGTCGTCGGCTCCATCAGCGTCGCGTCGGGCGCAGCGGTCGGGGCCGTGTTGCCCGGGTCGGCCGCCGCGTCGGCCGACCTCGGCGCTGGCGACCGAATCGTCGCCGTCGACGGCGCGACCGTCGAGACCAACGACGACCTCCGGGAGGCCCTCTCGGCGAGCGACGAGCGGAGCGTGGAGGTGACGCTCGCGAACGGCGACACCCGCAACCTCGAACGGTCGTTGCTGGTCAGCGACTTCCACCCCGACTCGCCGTTCGAATCGGCGCTCTCGGTCGACCCCGAGAACCCGACCACCGTCACGTCGGTCAACGGGACCGCGGTCCACACCGAGGACGGCTTCGAGCAGGCGGTCGCCGACCGCACGGTCGCCACGCTCGAAACCGAGTCGGGCGAGACGGTCACCGGACCCATCGGTGCGCTGGCAACCGTACAGGAGGGCGGCCCGGGCGACGACGCCGGGATGCCCGCCGACGACGCGGTCGTCATCACGGCCATCGACGGCGAGCGGACGGCCGACACCGCCGCCCTGACCGCCGCGCTCGACGAGTACGAACCGGGCGAGACCGTGACGGTCGAGGCCTACGTCGACGGCGCTCGCGAGGAGTACTCGGTCGAACTCGGGACCGGGAACGACGGCGAGGCCATCGTCGGCATCCTGCCGATTCAGGGCACCAGCGGCGTGACGTTCAGTAGCGTCGGGGTCGACCTCTACCCCGCGGGCCAGTACCTCGGCCTGCTCGGCGGCGAGTTCGGCAACGTCATCCCCGGAGCCGTCTCCGGACCCATCGCGTCGTTCCTCTCGGGCGTGCTCGGGGTCCTCCTGCTCCCGTTCGCGAGCGTCACGCTGGGCACCGGGCACAACTTCGCCGGGTTCGTGGCGTGGAACAGCGGCTTCTTCGTCGCCGAGGGCGGCCCGCTGTCGTTCCTCGGGACCGGGGCGCTGTTCCTGCTCGCGAACCTCCTGTTCTGGACCGGGTGGATAAACCTCAACCTCGGCTTCTTCAACTGCATCCCGGCGTTCCCGCTCGACGGGGGCCACATCCTCCGGATGGGGACCGAGGCGGTCGTCTCGCGGCTCCCGACGAGTCAGGGGCGGCAGGTGACCACGATGGTCACGACCACCGTCGGACTCGTGATGCTGGTCAGCCTGCTGTTGATGGTGTTCGGCCCGCAGTTGCTGGCCGGGTAG
- a CDS encoding helix-turn-helix transcriptional regulator — MRKSGPPKGLISYLVLELLDERPRYGYEILKEIKSISGGHWEPSYGSVYPILYKFEEKGWAERIERADEPDRKYFELTDAGREELEDKREETGGKGREFADVILGFYHVFVAFATDDRFEVERRPGEWQFDEEFSAWMLEQLIRHHERDFEEFERIPDTPEEFYERMGLDDGEGE; from the coding sequence ATGCGGAAAAGCGGCCCGCCGAAAGGCCTCATCTCGTACCTCGTGCTCGAACTCCTCGACGAGAGACCGCGGTACGGATACGAGATACTCAAGGAGATCAAGTCCATCAGCGGCGGCCACTGGGAGCCCTCCTACGGGTCGGTCTACCCCATCCTCTACAAGTTCGAGGAGAAGGGATGGGCCGAGCGCATCGAGCGCGCCGACGAACCCGACCGCAAGTACTTCGAGCTCACCGACGCGGGCCGCGAGGAACTCGAAGACAAGCGCGAGGAGACCGGCGGGAAGGGCCGGGAGTTCGCCGACGTGATTCTGGGATTCTACCACGTCTTCGTCGCGTTCGCCACCGACGACCGCTTCGAGGTCGAGCGCCGACCCGGGGAGTGGCAGTTCGACGAGGAGTTCAGCGCGTGGATGCTCGAACAGCTCATCCGCCACCACGAGCGCGACTTCGAGGAGTTCGAGCGGATTCCCGACACGCCCGAGGAGTTCTACGAGCGGATGGGACTGGACGACGGCGAGGGCGAATAG